The genomic window GCACGCGCGCGCGcctcggccccgcccccgcccccgcggcCGGATCTGGGCGGGACGCTGGATCCCTCCGCGAGCGGGAAGCGGGGAGGGGTGTGAAGTAGTCCCCGCCGTCCCGCCGGCTTTCGGGCGGTTTCTCGAGGCTTCGGCCTCCGGCCTTCCGCCGGGAGCCGAGGATGGcggcccggggccggggggcAGAGCGGCGGCCGGGCGGCGGCGGGCGGCGCGGCCGCGGCGCGGGTCACGTGGCGGCGGCAGGATCCGGCGGCGCCGCGTCCCGGCGCGCCCTATAAGAGGCCCGCGCCGGCCGCCGCCGCCATCTTCCCGCCCGTCCCGCCGCGCAGCGCAGAGTCCCCGAGGCGCCCGccgccggcccggcccgccccaGCCATGGCGTTCTAGAGGCGGCAGCGCCTGCGGCAGCATCGGCCCttgcagcggcggcggcggcagctcCGGGCTCTGCAGCGGCGACCCCCAGCGGCGAAGCCATGGCGTGAGTGGGGGAGGGGCGCcggtgggggaggggcggcggcggggccccCGCGCCCCCGGGAGCAGGGCCCGGGCCGGGCGCGCTGCCCGCGGGCAACGTGGCAgcgcgggccgggccgggaggCAAGATGGCCGCCGCGCGTGGGGGGGCCGCGCGGGGCGTGACTCAGCCCTGGGGCGCGCGGGGCGCGGCGCGTCcgcgggcgggggagggggaggggaggaggccgCGGCGCCCCCGGGCACGGGGCCACCCGGGCCCGCACCCACGGCGCCCGCTCTCTTGCAGGCTTTTCAAGGCAACTAGCAGCAGCGTTGCTGTCACCCACGACGAAGCCCCCCGAGACTCCTCTGACTTGGCCCGAGCCCCGAAAGCCCCCCGACATGACGGAGATGAGCTTCCTGAGCAGCGACTTGTTGTGGGGGGACTTGCTGTCCCCCTTCAACCAGTCGGGTTTGGGGGCTGAGGAAAGCCTGGGCCCCCTAGATGACTACCTGGAGGAGGCCAAGCCCCTCAAATCGCATGGGCTCTCCGgcgacaaggctaaggcagtcTCTTCCGATTGGCAGGCTGTGGAGGGTATTTTCACTGCCACAGACTATGGCAAGGGTAAGAGGCGGCGGAGCGGGCGGGACACCCTGCCCCCGCCGCTGCGGCCGCTCACCGCCCTGTTTGTCTTGCAGAGGATGCCTTCTCGGGCATGGATTGGATGGTGGAGAAAATGGATCTGAAGGAGTTTGATTTCGATGCCCTTTTGGGTATGGACGACCTGGAATCCACCTGCTCCGAGCTTATTGCCACGTTGGAAGACTCGTGTGATCTGTTTGATCCCTTGGCCACCAATGATCAAGAGCCCCCCACAACAGTTAATTCAATTGGCCAGTTCCCCGAAACTCTCCTTGAGCCCGATCACGTCAGCCCCAGTACCTCCCAtcagtcttttcccctttctctaagGGCCCTGACCTCCACACCAGACCATACTTTTAGTTTAGAGCTAGGTAGCGAAGTGGATGTCTTAGAAGGAGACAGAAAACCAGATACTGTGTATGACTTGATACCAAAAGGCATCAAAGAGGAAGAAGCCCCCTCAGATAGCGACAGTGGGATTGGCGTCTGTACGAGCCCCGAGTCTTACCTGGGCTCGCCTCAGCACAGCCCCTCCACTTCCACGGCTTCTCTGAATGAGAGCCGACTCTCCGCAGAAGCCGTGTTTCTCTCTGCCCGCCCCAAACCTTACGACCGTCCCCTTGaggacaagaaagagaaaaagattgacaaaaaactcaaaaaaatggaACAGAACAAGACTGCCGCCACTCGTTACAGGCAGAAAAAGCGGGCAGAGCAGGAGGCGCTATCTGGGGAGTGCAGAGAGCTAGAGCAGAGGAATGAGGCTTTGAAGGAGAAAGCAGATGCCCTGAGCAAGGAGATCCAGTATTTGAAGGACTTGATAGAAGAGGTCCGCAAGGccaaggagaagaggaaaagttcCTAAGTCTGTTGGGTAGTCAGATGCTTTGTGTGTTGTGTATATAGGAGTCTTGTGCTGTCTtgttcaataaattattttgtattgaaaGTAGAACGTTCTAATGTGCTGCTTCTTGCTTGGAGGTCTGGTCTCCCCTTGGGTGAGCTGGACCCAGAAAATGGGTTGTGGGTTAGGGGAAGGGAAGGTTCCCATTTGCTTAGAGTATTTGGCTTATACTTAAAGAGGTGGGAAGCAAATACGGGGTGCCCTGGGTCGATAAATTTGGGATACTTGACTGAAATGTCAATGAGAATGGGAAAAATGATAGTTGGGTCAGGGTACCCAAGTGGCTTCCAGAGGAGACTAAAGgaggaagggtggctaggtggagccgTGGATAaactaccagccctggagtggggagtacttgagttcaaatgtgaccccagacacagttacttagctgtgtgactttgggcaagtcacaaccccattgccttacaaaaaaaacaaaccaaaagggGATGTCAAATCTTTACCAAAAATAAGACATTTGTATACAAAGGtgaggaagagaataaaaaaattggtCATCAAGTGCCTGACCAGATCCTTTGTGTCATCACGGACAAATACAGCTAAACCTTAAATCTCGACTGAAAATTCACCTGAATTTAATCAAAACCCCAATATAGGGAAGAAAGGGACGCACAGTGAGGAAGTCTATTGGGAATCTTGTCAACTTTGCATTGGGTTCCTGGCATCATAGAGAACTTGCCCGTGGAGCAGACCATCCTCACAGTTCTGACCAAGGAGGTTCTACAAGAGGGATTTGTCCAGCTTGTGGGTGGGTTTGAGGAGCCCATGATCACTGTCAGCAAATAGCTACTGGCCCCACGAGTATTAAAACTTGGGAGGTTTGAAGAGATGAGACAGTATCCTGCCTCTCAAGGATTGCAGACCTGTGGAGGGTCCATGGGAAGATAATCTGACTTTAGATTCTTGCCCGGGAGAAAATTGATGGACAGGGACACAAATAGCCAATTGGCAGGATCGATCCCCAAGGCAAGAATGGAGATGAACTGCACCCTCTGTCAGTGAAACGGAATCAGAGCCGAGGACAAAAGAGGgtggaaggggcggctaggtggcgcagtggagagagcactggccttggagtcaggagtactccaGTCAAGTCCTGCttcagacaataatgacctagccgtgtggccttgggcaagccacttaaccccatcgccttgcaaaacaaaaccttggggaaaaaaaagagggtggAAAGGCCCAGCAAATGTACTTCCTAGTTGTCAAAAAAGGGGAAGAACATGCTAAGAATTTCACTGACCCAAGGGCCAAGCGGAAGAGCAGTGGGTGTAGGTTCCTAAAAGGCAAAGGCAGGCCAGTGAATATTTAGCAAGTAAGAAATGATCACCAAGAGCCATGCCCACTGGCTTTGTCCATCCTTTATTGTGGATTTTGGTCACCAAAGTGGCCAGATCACGGGGGGGGGGGCATGCTGAGTGGAGAGAATTATCCTAGACTTTAGCAAAATGGTGGATGAGATGGAGAGAGGTGGGCTTAGATAATACAGCTCAAAAGGTTAGACTCATTAATGGTTCAAAGTTAAGAATCGAGGCCCGGCCCTGGGGTGGAGCGGCCCCCGGATCTGTGCTCTCCCTAGTCCCAGTGCCATTTAACATTCCTATCAAAGGCTTGAATGTATGatactcatttattaaatgtgctAGTAAAGCAAAGCTGGAAGGGGGAGCTAACATGTCCTCCCAGTCCACCCCAAAAAACTCTCAACAGGCTAGAACATTGGGTtgaatttaataagataaaatgGCATAGGGGTAAATGTAAAATCTTTATGTTCAAAAACTgacttaagaaataaaagatgGGGGAAGCATGGTTTTGATAGTATTATCTTTTTGAAAAAGGTTTTGGGGGTTGCAAGCTTAATGAATGACCCAGGTGATGTGTGTATAGCCTGGAGGAGACCTTGGGGGAGCAGCTATCTTTACAAGTGTGGAAGAGGGATGACTTTAGGGTCAGGATCAGGAGGCAAAACCAGGTTGAACATGGGAAAACGCTTCTCAGTTGTCCAGAAATGGAACGGGCTCTTCCCTGTTCCCAGGTCTTCGGTGACATCTCTGTGGTGAGGATTCTTTTTCAGATACAGTCTAGTCTAGATGGCCTTGAATTCCCTTCTAAAATTCCATGTTTCTGGAGGCAGCAGCTTTTGACTCAGGTCTAAGTTTTTCTCCGATTTCCTGAGAAGCTCCATAGCCCAAGGGCTTACTAACAAGTATAGAACACAAGCCATTTCTTTGGTTTTCAATTTCTCAGTATTGGATCCAAGCCAGAGTgtgacctttttctttttttatgggaCCCACAAAAAgccagggaggaagggagagtagCCCCTGAGAGAAGATATCTCCTAGTTGGAAGAGCTTGGGGCAAAGCCTTCTGGGGCCAAGGACCACCCTTGAGGATCCAAGCTCTGGATACATCCCCTGCCCAATGAGCCATCTCTAAGgacaaagaacaaagagaaaatacatttaacaAAACGGGTACCAGCCACTGCTGCTGGGATGAGTGATGTTCCAGACCAGGACCTACCACCTTGGCTATTGGGGcagtgttgggagccagggtctctaagctgtctgacacagtcgcagcaagaagactcaaggcagtcacactgcctgatggaacatttccttcttcaatatttatagggatttcatgcataccaatatttctaggtttattattgattacaatatttactcaccctaatactggaatgattataaaggaaggatttcagaaaaattccttgaataaaacagattgtaaactgtctaaatttaacaggactgcctctccctgaggcatacaaaaggcttcaacattatgaaatctctggaaaagccagcactgggaattccaagaagataccagaatatatacagggaaaatagatacaaaatgagtcagatagaattccagggaaattaatagttttgcccccctttccatacacaggaatatatgaaaaagatggtgagaaaatagttagtacaggtgaccgttatgtgaactccagcagccttagcttcatgggaaagaataaaagtcacagaaactgtggcttctaccaactaggccagaaagaaaaattggttattgtaagagttaacagatgagtggacaagcataaagaccctcactatagattgttaaggaattGTATCTAAAAACAttgcacaaaaaatataaaaacctttccattaaaagaattgcttaattaataactttaaatgaattaacaattatacaatgtagtaataaataaggtaacacacaggttgaggtcatcatggtctgaatagggataagaaattaattataggattattacttaaacttgtaatcacatgattaaaacttgcaaccatatgaactatatgattgatgatgaaaattgtacacttctgtaaccaaggaaatgatctcagcttgcttgaaacatacatgattctgaaagtataaaaataaatccaggcagctgacagtcagtca from Macrotis lagotis isolate mMagLag1 chromosome 2, bilby.v1.9.chrom.fasta, whole genome shotgun sequence includes these protein-coding regions:
- the ATF4 gene encoding cyclic AMP-dependent transcription factor ATF-4, with the protein product MTEMSFLSSDLLWGDLLSPFNQSGLGAEESLGPLDDYLEEAKPLKSHGLSGDKAKAVSSDWQAVEGIFTATDYGKEDAFSGMDWMVEKMDLKEFDFDALLGMDDLESTCSELIATLEDSCDLFDPLATNDQEPPTTVNSIGQFPETLLEPDHVSPSTSHQSFPLSLRALTSTPDHTFSLELGSEVDVLEGDRKPDTVYDLIPKGIKEEEAPSDSDSGIGVCTSPESYLGSPQHSPSTSTASLNESRLSAEAVFLSARPKPYDRPLEDKKEKKIDKKLKKMEQNKTAATRYRQKKRAEQEALSGECRELEQRNEALKEKADALSKEIQYLKDLIEEVRKAKEKRKSS